Below is a genomic region from Echinicola rosea.
CCTCCTTTTCTAGCAGTCAACATTCTTTTTGGCTAGTATTTCGTCAAACAAGCCTGCCTTCTTGCCCACCCGCTTTTTAATTTCTTAACGCCCAATACCTGCAAGGCGGATCCATTTTGTACATATTTTAAAAGGCCATGGATTAAAATTTAGTTTTCATTATCAAATATTGAAATCGCTAGTCATTTACTAAAGTCCTATTGTGTTTCTCTTTGCTCCAAAATACCCCCACCTAACCTCCCCTAAAACGGGAGGATCAAGTCTCACTTCTCACATTTCAATACTTTTTTACATTCCCCTTTCCACTTCCTTAGTTAACCCTTAATTTAGGGGAAAAATTTGGATATGGGGTTCGAATATCTCAAAGCACTGCATATAATCTTTATAGTCACCTGGTTTGCTGGTTTGTTTTACATTGTAAGGCTTTTCATTTACCAAACCGAGGCGATGGAGAAATCTCCCGAGGAGCAAAAAATCCTCAAACCCCAATTGGACATCATGGCCAAGAGGCTCTGGCTGGGCATCACTTGGCCATCTGCTATTTTAACGTTGATTTTTGGAACCTGGACGCTTACTTATCGTTTGGGTTATTTGGAACTTGGCTTTATGCATGCCAAACTGGGATTCGTAGTTCTGCTGTACATTTATCATTTTATCTGCCATCGCATCTACAAAAACCTCCAAAACGGCATCGTCAAATGGAGCTCTACCAAACTGCGGATATGGAATGAAGTAGCGACAGTATTACTCTTCGCCATTGTCTTCCTGATCGTCCTCAAAAACCTCCTGAACATGCTATGGGGTCTAATAGGACTAATTGGACTGAGTATCCTCCTAATGCTCGCCATCAAATGGTACAAGAAAAAGCGACATCAACAATAAAATAAAGGAATCAACACCATGGTCAAACACAACCTTTTCATATTTATCCTCCTATCCAGTATTCTGACGGTTTGGAACTGCACTTCAAAATCTGATGGCCAAAAAAAACTCCCATATCTGGGTTTCAAACAAGCTGAAGAAAAAACCGTCAATGGCAAAACCGTTACCGACACCCTGTACCACACCATCGCCCCTTTTTCTTTTACGGACCAGGATGGAAATACCATAACCAATAGTGATGTTAAAGGGAAAGTTTACGTGGCTGACTTTTTCTTCACCAGTTGTCCCACCATTTGTCCTATCATGAAAACCCAGATGCTAAGGGTATATGATGCATTCAAGGACAATCCTGACTTCCAGATCTTGAGCCACTCCATAGACCCTACCCATGACACGGTAGCAGTGCTAAAAGACTATTCGGTAAAATTGGGCATAGAAGACGCCTCCACTTGGCACTTTCTTACTGGAGAGCAGGAAAAGATTTTTGAAATTGGCCAGACCAGTTACCTGGCCACGGCAATGGAGGACAAAAATGAACCCGGAGGTTTTCTGCATAGCGGTGCATTTATCCTAATTGATCGTGCGGGCCATATCCGAGGTGTCTATGACGGCACCAAAGAAGACCAAGTCGATGAATTGATGAAGGACATCCCTAAAATACTGCATAATGGTAAGGAACACTCTTAAATGGATCTTGGCTTGGTGTTTTGCCCTCTTCTTCGTGACGGTCGCTTGCAAATCGGATAATAAAAATGATGACGGGCTAATTTCCCTAAATGAAATCGAAGACATCAAAACCCGCCAATACGCCATCGAAGGGCAATTGCTGTACGCCAAATACTGTGCAAACTGCCATCAAAAAGAAGGCAATGGGCTGGGAAAGCTCATTCCCCCTTT
It encodes:
- a CDS encoding CopD family protein encodes the protein MGFEYLKALHIIFIVTWFAGLFYIVRLFIYQTEAMEKSPEEQKILKPQLDIMAKRLWLGITWPSAILTLIFGTWTLTYRLGYLELGFMHAKLGFVVLLYIYHFICHRIYKNLQNGIVKWSSTKLRIWNEVATVLLFAIVFLIVLKNLLNMLWGLIGLIGLSILLMLAIKWYKKKRHQQ
- a CDS encoding SCO family protein, which gives rise to MVKHNLFIFILLSSILTVWNCTSKSDGQKKLPYLGFKQAEEKTVNGKTVTDTLYHTIAPFSFTDQDGNTITNSDVKGKVYVADFFFTSCPTICPIMKTQMLRVYDAFKDNPDFQILSHSIDPTHDTVAVLKDYSVKLGIEDASTWHFLTGEQEKIFEIGQTSYLATAMEDKNEPGGFLHSGAFILIDRAGHIRGVYDGTKEDQVDELMKDIPKILHNGKEHS